In bacterium, one DNA window encodes the following:
- the pyrF gene encoding orotidine-5'-phosphate decarboxylase, with protein sequence MNDRLIVALDMNDLKKIQTIVDGLGDRVNWYKIGAVPFTYFGPEIVKFIKSKGRKVMLDLKYHDIPNTVARSCEGAMAMGVDMLTLHIQGGFQMLEAVVQAALLTVDVKKVERPKLLGITVLTSFDEALFKDMFGDISRTLDEHVLFLAQLAQSAGLDGVVASPQETAKIRRTCGKDFLIVTPGIRAPGQSEDQGDDQARTMTAAEAIKAGADYIVVGRPIVKAKDPLAAAKKILEEIEHGFGKTA encoded by the coding sequence ATGAATGACCGTTTGATCGTCGCGCTGGACATGAACGACTTAAAAAAAATACAGACCATCGTGGACGGTCTGGGTGACAGGGTGAACTGGTATAAGATCGGCGCGGTTCCCTTTACATATTTCGGGCCCGAGATCGTCAAGTTCATAAAATCTAAAGGTCGCAAGGTGATGCTCGATCTCAAGTACCATGATATCCCCAATACGGTCGCCCGGTCGTGCGAGGGCGCCATGGCGATGGGGGTCGACATGCTCACGCTCCATATCCAGGGCGGTTTTCAAATGCTGGAGGCCGTTGTGCAGGCCGCCCTGCTGACCGTTGATGTGAAAAAGGTCGAAAGACCAAAATTGCTCGGGATCACTGTGCTGACGAGTTTTGACGAGGCCTTATTCAAGGATATGTTCGGCGATATCAGCCGGACCCTCGATGAACACGTACTTTTTCTGGCGCAGCTGGCGCAAAGCGCCGGGCTCGACGGCGTGGTCGCGTCACCTCAGGAAACCGCTAAGATCCGCAGGACATGCGGCAAGGATTTTTTAATCGTCACGCCGGGCATACGGGCGCCGGGCCAGAGCGAGGATCAGGGAGACGACCAGGCGCGGACCATGACCGCGGCCGAAGCGATCAAGGCGGGCGCCGACTATATCGTGGTCGGCCGGCCGATCGTGAAAGCGAAGGACCCGCTGGCCGCCGCCAAGAAGATCCTCGAGGAGATCGAACATGGATTTGGAAAAACTGCTTAA
- a CDS encoding dihydroorotate dehydrogenase — MVKTLKLFGLKFKNPVFLASGVFGFGLKYQNVSGAVGAFFTKGVTLMPRPGNPPPRIYETSSGLINWVGLENPGVKDFVREILPALKKLRSKTRVFVNVAGFTVEDFSRIVQEIGDRVDGFELNVSCPNVKEGGAAFGQDQRIVGRITRNVRRVTDLPVIVKLTPNFCDPLLIARACVNAGADGISLINTLYGTAYSAVTKKAVITGGLSGPAVKPYALYCVHRVSQLKVPVIGMGGIMSGGDAYEFLLAGASAVAVGSACLRDPYAPLGIIKELKKILGGGMGKEP, encoded by the coding sequence ATGGTAAAAACACTTAAACTGTTCGGGCTTAAATTCAAGAATCCCGTCTTCCTCGCGTCCGGCGTTTTCGGATTCGGGCTGAAGTACCAAAACGTCAGCGGCGCGGTGGGCGCTTTTTTTACCAAAGGCGTGACGCTCATGCCGCGGCCGGGCAATCCGCCACCACGGATATACGAGACCTCATCGGGGCTTATCAACTGGGTGGGGCTGGAGAATCCCGGCGTGAAGGATTTTGTCCGGGAGATATTGCCGGCATTAAAGAAACTAAGGAGCAAAACGCGCGTTTTTGTGAACGTGGCGGGGTTCACGGTCGAAGATTTCTCCCGGATCGTCCAGGAGATAGGCGATCGGGTTGACGGTTTCGAGCTCAATGTGTCGTGTCCGAATGTCAAGGAAGGCGGTGCCGCGTTCGGCCAGGACCAGCGTATCGTTGGGCGCATAACGCGAAACGTGCGCCGGGTCACTGACCTGCCGGTCATCGTGAAGCTGACGCCGAATTTCTGCGATCCCCTGTTGATCGCCAGGGCGTGCGTCAATGCCGGTGCCGACGGGATTTCGCTGATCAACACTCTTTACGGGACGGCGTATTCGGCGGTGACGAAAAAAGCGGTGATAACCGGCGGTCTGTCCGGGCCGGCGGTAAAGCCGTACGCGCTGTACTGCGTGCACCGTGTGAGCCAGCTGAAAGTCCCGGTGATCGGCATGGGTGGGATAATGTCGGGCGGCGATGCCTATGAATTCCTGCTCGCCGGCGCTTCCGCGGTCGCGGTCGGTTCAGCATGCCTGCGCGATCCGTATGCACCGCTGGGAATAATCAAAGAATTGAAAAAAATATTGGGTGGCGGCATGGGGAAGGAGCCATGA